Part of the Pseudomonadota bacterium genome, CCCATCTCCTTCCTTCCTCCTCTGCCGCGTGACTCACCCCCAGGGCATCGGCCTGGAGCGGCGCGTACAGTGGGTGCGCTTTCAGCTCAGTGGTGGAGATGCCGTGCACGGAGATGGCACCGACCGGATCATCGATACGCAGCTTGTCGAGGGTGACGATCGAGGCCACCACCAGCAGTCCGCCGATCAGGCCGATCAGCGTGGCGATGACGGGCGTGGGCGTGAGCGGCTCGGCGGTGATCGAGACCAGGCCCGCGAGGGCGCCGTTAAGCGCCATCGTCAGGTCCGCCTTACCGAACCAGAAGCGGGCTAGCAACAGCGCGCCGACGAGGCCTCCGGCTGCCGCCATGTTCGTGTTGACGAACACCAGCGCCACGTTGTTCGCGTGGTCTACGCCGGTGATCTGCAGCTCCGATCCGCCGTTGAAGCCGAACCACCCCAGCCAAAGGATGAGCGTGCCCAGGGTGGCCAGCGGCAGGTTGCAACCGGGAATGGCGTTGATCTGCCCGCGGTTGCCGTACTTACCCTTGCGCGCGCCGAGCAACAGCACTCCCGCGAGGGCCGCGGCGGCGCCGGAGAGGTGCACGACACCGGAACCGGCAAAGTCCAGGAAGCCCGCCTGCTCCAGGAACCCGCCGCCCCACTTCCAAAAGCCTTGTACGGGGTAGATGAACCCGGTCATGACGATGGCGAAGGTGAAGAAGGTCCATAGCTTCATGCGCTCGGCGACGGCGCCGGAGACGATGGACATGGCGGTGGCGACGAACACCACTTGGAAGAAGAAGTCCGCGAGCTGGGAGTAGTAGGGGGCGTCCTCGGCGCCGCTCATCACGGCGGCGAGCTCGTTATCGTCGGTGCCCAAGACGCTGATGCCGGGGATGAAGGCGTTCAGCCCGTCGCCGTACATGATGCCGTAGCCGCACAGCATGTACATGATGCAAGCGATGCTGTAGAGCCCCACGTTCTTGGTCAGAATCTCCGTGGTGTTCTTCGCTCGCACCAGCCCCGCTTCCAGCATGGTGAACCCGGCGGCCATCCACATGACCAGGGCGCCCATGACCAGGAAGTAAAAGGTGTCCAGCGAATAGCTGACTTCGAGTAACTCCACCGGCAGTCTCCTCCTCTTCGATCCTTCGCTGTGCGCAAACCTGCTGTGCGCACGATCCCTTATAGTGCGCGCGAGCCTTCGGTACGCGCAGCGCGCTTTACAGCGCGGCTTCTCCGGCCTCGCCCGTGCGCACGCGCACGCTCTGCTCGAGGCCAGTCACAAAAATCTTTCCGTCGCCGACGCGGCCGGTGCGTGCCGCCTGCACGATCGCCTCCACCACCCGGTCGACATCGTCGTCCGCCGTCGCGATCTCGATCTTCACCTTCGGCCGGTAGTCCACCGTGTACTCGGCCCCGCGATACAACTCCGCGTGGCCGCGCTGGCGCCCGAAGCCCCTCACCTCGGTGACCGTCATCCCTTGCAGTCCGAGCGAGGCGATCGCCTCCCGCACGTCTTCCACCTTGTAGGGGTTGACGATGGCCGTCACGAGCTTCATGTCCTGTCCTCCACGCGCTCGCCGGACCCTTCGGGTGGCGCGCGCACACACTCGATTACCGTCGCCTGCGCGCAGCCGTAGGCGACGCGCAGCGCCGGGCGGCGCTAGTCCATGGGGGATCGATAGCAAGAAGCGCGCCACCGCTGCCCCGTGTGCCATCCAAGGGCACGAGGGCGTTATGGCGCGAAGTCCTGCACCATCACAGGGCGAGGTCGGCGATATCCAGCACCAGAACGGTGCATAAGGCGGCTAAGGTACGACGGTAGGGTCGTCTTCGCCGTCGCTCAGGGACCAGACGAAGGCGATGACCTCCGCGACCGCCTGGTACAGGGCGGGAGGGATCTCCTCCCCGAGATCCACCTGCGCCAGCAGGCGCGCGAGATGCGGATCCTGGTAATGGGGCACACCCGCATCCTTGGCCAGAGCCACGATCTGCTCCGCGACCGCCTCGTGACCCGACGCGGTGACCCGCGGGGCGCCACCCGCCGCGTCGTCGTAGCGCAGGGCGGCCGCCACTCGAATCGGCTCGTCGTGCGCATCGCCCTCAGGCACGTTCGTCCACCATGGGGCTCAGCAGATGGTGGGCGGTGTGTTCTGCAGCGGCTACCTCGGGGCCGGGATCGCGACCGGCCAGCAATGCGTCGACGGTCAGGCCGCGGGCGAGCAAGCGACGGTCGAGGTCGCCGAGCCGCCCTTGCACCACCTCGGCCGTCGCCCCCTCACGGCTGCGAAAGCTCACGGCCACCTCATTCTCACGGCCAAGGGTGATCACTGCGTCGAGCGGTCCCAGGCCGGGCAGATCGAAGGCGAGTTCCACCCGCCAGCGATGTTGCCTCTCGCCATCGCCGCCGTCGCTGCCCTCCCCTCGCGCGCTGTGCTCGGCGTCGCTCTGCGCAGGGATTGCCTCATGGGCGACGCGCACGCCGATCACGTCGACCGGCCCCGTCTCGCCCGGCGACGCGACTGGGATCTCACTCGCAAAGGCCGCACGTTCCCGAGGTCTCGGGAACATCGCGGTCAAAGCTAACAAATCGATTCGTGCACCTGCTCCCTGCAGCTGCTGGCGCAACCCATCGTAGGAGGGTAACTCGCGCTGAACGGGCACCCGTCCCTGGGGCACGGGTCGTTGGCCGGGTAGCGGCGGAAGCTCATCCCCCGCTGCAGCGTTCGCCGTGGCCACAGGATATCGGCCACCCTCCGCGGGAAGCCTGCCCAGAACATTGGCTAATAAATTCGAAAGGCTTGGGGAGAACGTCGACCCCGTCGTCGCCCAACGCAGCGCCCGAGCGATTCCCTCCGCGTCGGTCAGTGTCTCTCGCCGAGGCAGAGAGGCCAGCAGTTGCTGGGCGGCGGTGGACAGATCTCGCGGTAGACTCTGCGACGGACCCGCTGCCGCCAGCGAGCCGACGGCACCCAAGGCTTCGCCCAGACTTCGCTGCACGGGGAGTTGTTGGCGCAGGAGGTTGGTGGTGACCTGCGGGATCGTGCGGGGGGTATCCCCCGTGCCATCGCGACGGGCCAAGACCAGAAGGCGCCCGGCATGGGTGACCTCGAGGTTGAGCTGCTCGCCCACCCGCAAGGGCGTCGTGGTACGCACCTGGATAGCCTGCGCCCCCACCTTCAAGGTGGCCTGGCCGTTGCCGGCGCTCGCCAGCACCTGGGCCAGCACCCGGTTGCCAGGCTGGAGATTGCTCGCCACCTGAGCGGCGGCGGCAGGCGATGGCGACGTGCCGCCGGTGGGCGCGCCGAGTCGCCCCGGCGGGCGCAGGAGCGTGAGGAAGGTGTCAGTCACCGGAGGGTGGCGTCAGCACAATGCAACGCGGATCGACCTGGCGTGAATGCCAGGTCGATCCCGCTGGCCCCGTCGAGCGAACGCTTAGGCGTCGCTCTCAACCTCGGGGCCGCCCTGCGCTTCGGGCAGATCGTTACGCTGCACGGAGAGGTTGAAAGAGGCGTCGAAGCCGCCCTCGGTGCGTTC contains:
- a CDS encoding ammonium transporter, giving the protein MGALVMWMAAGFTMLEAGLVRAKNTTEILTKNVGLYSIACIMYMLCGYGIMYGDGLNAFIPGISVLGTDDNELAAVMSGAEDAPYYSQLADFFFQVVFVATAMSIVSGAVAERMKLWTFFTFAIVMTGFIYPVQGFWKWGGGFLEQAGFLDFAGSGVVHLSGAAAALAGVLLLGARKGKYGNRGQINAIPGCNLPLATLGTLILWLGWFGFNGGSELQITGVDHANNVALVFVNTNMAAAGGLVGALLLARFWFGKADLTMALNGALAGLVSITAEPLTPTPVIATLIGLIGGLLVVASIVTLDKLRIDDPVGAISVHGISTTELKAHPLYAPLQADALGVSHAAEEEGRRW
- a CDS encoding P-II family nitrogen regulator; this translates as MKLVTAIVNPYKVEDVREAIASLGLQGMTVTEVRGFGRQRGHAELYRGAEYTVDYRPKVKIEIATADDDVDRVVEAIVQAARTGRVGDGKIFVTGLEQSVRVRTGEAGEAAL
- a CDS encoding EscU/YscU/HrcU family type III secretion system export apparatus switch protein, whose translation is MPEGDAHDEPIRVAAALRYDDAAGGAPRVTASGHEAVAEQIVALAKDAGVPHYQDPHLARLLAQVDLGEEIPPALYQAVAEVIAFVWSLSDGEDDPTVVP
- a CDS encoding flagellar hook-length control protein FliK, translating into MTDTFLTLLRPPGRLGAPTGGTSPSPAAAAQVASNLQPGNRVLAQVLASAGNGQATLKVGAQAIQVRTTTPLRVGEQLNLEVTHAGRLLVLARRDGTGDTPRTIPQVTTNLLRQQLPVQRSLGEALGAVGSLAAAGPSQSLPRDLSTAAQQLLASLPRRETLTDAEGIARALRWATTGSTFSPSLSNLLANVLGRLPAEGGRYPVATANAAAGDELPPLPGQRPVPQGRVPVQRELPSYDGLRQQLQGAGARIDLLALTAMFPRPRERAAFASEIPVASPGETGPVDVIGVRVAHEAIPAQSDAEHSARGEGSDGGDGERQHRWRVELAFDLPGLGPLDAVITLGRENEVAVSFRSREGATAEVVQGRLGDLDRRLLARGLTVDALLAGRDPGPEVAAAEHTAHHLLSPMVDERA